A window of the Myxococcus fulvus genome harbors these coding sequences:
- a CDS encoding M23 family metallopeptidase — translation MAKKSFTLMVIPDHDAPVKRYTIQRSFLMQVGMGLMLVVGLGAGASIHYFQVAADASENRILRDENLTLRSQLKSVRERIEHIGSTLDRVERFDQKLRAMTLLSDPQRNLAMGPTEPEARVPTTDTQFTQLTTTETPKLLMGRLDKLSAEATRQEQSLQELQAYFQDQKSMLASTPSVWPARGWVTSDFGQRVDPYTADRVMHSGLDIAAPHGKEVYAPSDGTVVFAGLEGGYGNVIVVDHGYGIKTRYGHLAKMLVKAGDRVKRGALIAAVGNTGRSTGPHLHYEVRVNGIPQNPRKFILEE, via the coding sequence GTGGCGAAAAAGTCCTTCACGTTGATGGTGATCCCGGACCACGACGCGCCGGTGAAGCGGTACACCATCCAGCGCTCGTTCCTCATGCAGGTGGGGATGGGGCTGATGTTGGTCGTGGGACTGGGCGCGGGCGCGAGCATCCACTACTTCCAGGTCGCCGCGGATGCCTCGGAGAACCGCATCCTCCGCGATGAGAACCTGACGTTGCGCTCCCAGCTCAAGTCGGTGCGTGAGCGCATCGAGCACATCGGGTCGACGTTGGACCGGGTGGAGCGCTTCGACCAGAAGCTGCGCGCGATGACGCTGCTGTCGGACCCGCAGCGCAACCTGGCGATGGGTCCCACGGAGCCCGAGGCGCGGGTGCCGACGACGGACACCCAGTTCACCCAGCTGACGACGACGGAGACGCCCAAGCTGCTGATGGGCCGGCTGGACAAGCTGAGCGCGGAGGCCACCCGTCAGGAGCAGAGCCTCCAGGAGCTGCAGGCGTACTTCCAGGACCAGAAGTCGATGCTCGCCTCCACGCCGTCGGTGTGGCCGGCGCGCGGTTGGGTGACGAGCGACTTCGGTCAGCGCGTGGACCCGTACACGGCGGACCGGGTGATGCACTCGGGCCTGGACATCGCGGCCCCGCACGGCAAGGAAGTGTACGCGCCGTCGGACGGCACGGTGGTGTTCGCGGGCCTGGAGGGTGGCTACGGCAACGTCATCGTCGTGGACCACGGCTACGGCATCAAGACGCGCTACGGCCACCTGGCGAAGATGCTGGTGAAGGCCGGAGACAGGGTGAAGCGCGGCGCGCTCATCGCCGCGGTCGGCAACACGGGCCGCTCCACCGGACCGCACCTGCACTACGAGGTCCGCGTCAACGGCATCCCGCAGAACCCGCGCAAGTTCATCCTCGAGGAGTAG
- the rlmM gene encoding 23S rRNA (cytidine(2498)-2'-O)-methyltransferase RlmM — MPAQTQPPVAGRWLWTCRAGFESHLFEELAWAGAAPRLLGDALVESERSPSPPPAFARAGYQVVASLPPGAPEVLAEAAARSIGVLPGAGPWVLQSFTPDSPRGNPLATTAEALEAAVKARLPSERLLEDGGRAKESGARLVALCVAPDGVTVVGSVFAREALSLAPGGRRRMRREVESPSRAAMKLEEALDGLAFEPGRGDVCVDLGAAPGGWTQRLVARGARVVAVDPAKLMPELASHGRVKHVQESAFAYAPEEPADWLFCDMAWRPLEVAQLLAKWGRRGWASHLVANIKLPMKDKNPVLVRVRHTLVEEGGWEGLTVRQLYHDRDEVTVTAHRLR, encoded by the coding sequence ATGCCCGCACAGACGCAGCCGCCGGTTGCCGGGCGCTGGCTGTGGACGTGCCGGGCGGGCTTCGAGTCGCACCTCTTCGAGGAGCTCGCCTGGGCGGGAGCGGCCCCCCGGCTGCTGGGAGACGCGCTGGTGGAGAGCGAGCGGAGCCCGAGCCCTCCTCCGGCCTTCGCGCGGGCCGGCTACCAGGTGGTCGCCTCCCTGCCTCCTGGCGCGCCCGAGGTCCTGGCGGAGGCGGCGGCCCGGTCCATCGGCGTCCTTCCTGGCGCGGGCCCCTGGGTCCTCCAGTCCTTCACGCCCGACAGCCCCCGGGGCAATCCGCTGGCGACGACGGCGGAGGCGCTGGAGGCGGCGGTGAAGGCGCGGCTCCCCTCGGAGCGGCTGCTCGAGGACGGCGGGCGGGCGAAGGAGTCGGGCGCGCGGCTCGTCGCGCTCTGCGTCGCTCCGGACGGGGTGACGGTGGTGGGCAGCGTCTTCGCGCGGGAGGCCCTGTCGCTGGCTCCTGGTGGGCGCAGGCGCATGCGCCGCGAGGTCGAGTCCCCCTCGCGGGCGGCCATGAAGCTGGAGGAGGCGCTGGACGGGCTGGCCTTCGAGCCGGGGCGCGGCGACGTCTGCGTGGACCTGGGCGCGGCGCCGGGTGGGTGGACGCAGCGGCTGGTGGCCCGGGGCGCGCGGGTGGTGGCGGTGGACCCGGCGAAGCTGATGCCGGAGCTGGCCTCCCATGGCCGGGTGAAGCACGTGCAGGAGAGCGCCTTCGCCTACGCGCCCGAGGAGCCCGCCGACTGGCTCTTCTGCGACATGGCCTGGCGCCCGCTGGAGGTGGCGCAGCTGCTCGCCAAGTGGGGGCGCCGGGGTTGGGCGAGCCATCTGGTGGCCAACATCAAGCTGCCCATGAAGGACAAGAACCCCGTCCTGGTGCGCGTGCGGCACACGCTCGTCGAGGAAGGCGGCTGGGAGGGCCTCACCGTCCGCCAGCTCTACCATGACCGGGACGAGGTGACGGTGACGGCCCACCGGCTTCGCTGA
- a CDS encoding diguanylate cyclase yields MPYPLDDATATALIALHPWVLTRSPQAPVQAAVEALLQAEQARRGHPDAKTGALQVPALTQGSLLKEEYDLSTHAHHDGWRVGAVIADVKGMISHNARFGFAVGDAILRATVESLAAQYPGAKVIRLHPDAFAALLVPTSQLTVKEDLAGPTHERLVRDVRRVLPEGTPDAEVPEWTVSLLEVTVDAPSHWQVLGPLIWAELERAHVMQRSGRADGLQRRRLRLDASIPGQATFL; encoded by the coding sequence ATGCCCTATCCGCTCGATGACGCCACCGCCACCGCCCTCATCGCCCTGCACCCCTGGGTGCTGACCCGCTCGCCCCAGGCCCCCGTGCAGGCCGCCGTCGAGGCGCTCCTCCAGGCCGAGCAGGCCCGGCGCGGCCACCCCGACGCGAAGACGGGCGCGCTCCAGGTGCCCGCCCTCACCCAGGGCAGCCTCCTGAAGGAGGAGTATGACCTGTCCACCCACGCCCACCACGACGGCTGGCGCGTGGGGGCCGTCATCGCCGACGTGAAGGGCATGATTTCGCACAACGCGCGCTTCGGCTTCGCCGTGGGCGACGCGATTCTGCGCGCCACCGTGGAGTCGCTCGCCGCGCAGTACCCGGGCGCCAAGGTGATTCGCCTGCACCCGGATGCCTTCGCGGCGCTGCTCGTCCCCACCTCGCAGCTCACGGTGAAGGAGGACCTGGCGGGCCCCACCCACGAGCGCCTCGTGCGCGATGTGCGCCGCGTGCTGCCCGAGGGCACGCCCGACGCCGAGGTGCCGGAGTGGACGGTGAGCCTGCTGGAGGTGACGGTGGACGCGCCCTCGCACTGGCAGGTGCTCGGGCCGCTCATCTGGGCCGAGTTGGAGCGCGCGCACGTCATGCAGCGCAGCGGCAGGGCCGATGGGCTCCAGCGTCGCCGGCTGCGCCTTGACGCCTCCATCCCCGGTCAGGCGACGTTCCTCTGA
- the secA gene encoding preprotein translocase subunit SecA, whose amino-acid sequence MIEWTLKKLIGTKNERELKKAREKVIRINELESRMRALKDEDFPAETARLKQEIQNGRPLDSMLFEAFALIREGSRRVIGQRHYDVQLIGGMFLHEGCIAEMRTGEGKTLTATLPSYLNALSGRGVHVVTVNDYLARRDAEWMGRVYKFMGMTTGCVLHELSDKQRQEAYRSDITYGQNNEFGFDYLRDNMKFRLQDYVQRELNYAIVDEVDSILIDEARTPLIISGPTEDSTDKYYRVDQVIPGLVPDQDFTLDEKHRSVSLTDDGIDKLQKRLGVSNLYDPGEIETLHHVEQGLRAHTLYKRDKDYVVKDGEVVIVDEFTGRQMPGRRWSDGLHQAIEAKEGVKIENENQTLATVSFQNYFRMYSKLSGMTGTADTEAEEFAKIYSLDVRVIPTNRANIRKDMGDVVYKTEREKFEAVAAQIEELHKVGQPVLVGTVSIAKSEVVSNFLKKRGVPHNVLNAKQHQREADIVAQAGRKGAVTISTNMAGRGTDILLGGNAEVLAKAAVGPPPEAPPPVAPQAPVEGAVAQPDPQAAYQQALAEWEQKLADTQVKLEAETKKEREEVMAAGGLFIIGTERHESRRVDNQLRGRAGRQGDPGGSRFFLSLEDDLMRIFGSERIQGLMERLGMEEGEVIEHIWLTRAIEGAQKRVEGHNFDIRKNLLEYDDVMNQQRRTIYKLRRQVLAAGAGLPLVEFTEDPKTRVKSRSERMVSWADFKEMVLDAVEDVIVSTVDTYAPTKSSEGWDLDSLTRTVKETFDLDMNFDNVGNRDELQDHIYRAAEKVFRSRDEEFGENFLRFLQYNYLATIDRLWKEHLLGMDHLRQGIGLRGYGQKDPKQEYKREGYQGFIQTLSSIKAQFVSQLMRVQPRSASSAEEEAVRIQRQLAQQQRKAVEGRGTAEGKLDEASVAQAARPPAAQQGPRVGRNDPCPCGSGRKYKKCHGAAEANV is encoded by the coding sequence ATGATCGAATGGACGCTGAAGAAGCTCATCGGGACCAAGAATGAGCGTGAGCTCAAGAAGGCCCGCGAGAAGGTCATCCGCATCAACGAGCTGGAAAGCCGGATGCGGGCCCTCAAGGACGAGGACTTTCCTGCCGAGACGGCTCGGCTGAAGCAGGAGATTCAAAACGGACGTCCGCTCGACAGCATGCTGTTCGAGGCCTTCGCGCTCATCCGCGAGGGCTCGCGCCGGGTCATCGGCCAGCGCCACTACGACGTGCAGCTCATCGGCGGCATGTTCCTCCACGAGGGGTGCATCGCGGAGATGCGCACCGGTGAAGGCAAGACGCTGACGGCCACGCTGCCCAGCTACCTCAACGCCCTGTCCGGGCGCGGGGTGCACGTGGTGACGGTGAACGACTACCTCGCCCGCCGCGACGCGGAGTGGATGGGGCGGGTCTACAAGTTCATGGGCATGACGACCGGCTGCGTGCTCCACGAGCTGTCCGACAAGCAGCGCCAGGAGGCGTACCGCTCGGACATCACGTACGGGCAGAACAACGAGTTCGGCTTCGACTACCTGCGCGACAACATGAAGTTCCGCTTGCAGGACTACGTCCAGCGCGAGCTGAACTACGCCATCGTCGACGAGGTGGACTCCATCCTCATCGACGAGGCCCGCACGCCGCTCATCATCTCCGGTCCCACCGAGGACAGCACGGACAAGTACTACCGGGTGGACCAGGTCATCCCCGGCCTCGTCCCGGACCAGGACTTCACCCTGGACGAGAAGCACCGCTCCGTGTCGCTGACGGACGACGGCATCGACAAGCTCCAGAAGCGGCTGGGCGTCTCCAACCTGTACGACCCGGGTGAGATTGAAACGCTCCACCACGTCGAGCAGGGCCTGCGCGCGCACACGCTCTACAAGCGCGACAAGGACTACGTGGTGAAGGACGGCGAGGTCGTCATCGTCGACGAGTTCACCGGCCGCCAGATGCCGGGCCGCCGCTGGTCCGACGGCCTCCACCAGGCGATTGAAGCCAAGGAGGGCGTGAAGATCGAGAACGAGAACCAGACGCTGGCGACCGTCTCGTTCCAGAACTACTTCCGCATGTACTCCAAGCTGTCCGGCATGACGGGCACCGCGGACACGGAGGCGGAGGAGTTCGCGAAGATCTACAGCCTGGACGTGCGCGTCATCCCCACCAACCGCGCCAACATCCGCAAGGACATGGGGGACGTGGTCTACAAGACGGAGCGCGAGAAGTTCGAGGCGGTGGCCGCGCAGATCGAAGAGCTGCACAAGGTGGGGCAGCCGGTGCTCGTGGGCACGGTCTCCATCGCGAAGAGCGAGGTGGTGTCCAACTTCCTGAAGAAGCGGGGCGTCCCCCACAACGTGCTCAACGCCAAGCAGCACCAGCGCGAGGCGGACATCGTCGCGCAGGCGGGCCGCAAGGGCGCGGTCACCATCTCCACCAACATGGCCGGCCGCGGCACGGACATCCTCCTGGGCGGCAACGCGGAGGTGCTGGCGAAGGCGGCCGTGGGCCCCCCGCCGGAGGCCCCTCCGCCCGTGGCCCCTCAGGCCCCCGTCGAGGGCGCGGTCGCCCAGCCGGACCCGCAGGCCGCGTACCAGCAGGCCCTGGCCGAGTGGGAGCAGAAGCTCGCCGACACGCAGGTGAAGCTGGAGGCGGAGACCAAGAAGGAGCGCGAGGAGGTGATGGCGGCCGGCGGCCTGTTCATCATCGGCACCGAGCGCCACGAGTCGCGCCGCGTGGACAACCAGCTGCGTGGCCGCGCCGGTCGTCAGGGTGACCCGGGTGGCAGCCGGTTCTTCCTCTCCCTCGAGGATGACCTGATGCGCATCTTCGGCTCCGAGCGCATCCAGGGGCTGATGGAGCGGCTGGGCATGGAGGAGGGCGAGGTCATCGAGCACATCTGGCTCACCCGCGCCATCGAGGGGGCCCAGAAGCGCGTCGAGGGACACAACTTCGACATCCGCAAGAACCTGCTCGAGTACGACGACGTGATGAACCAGCAGCGGCGCACCATCTACAAGCTGCGTCGTCAGGTGCTGGCCGCGGGCGCGGGCCTGCCGCTCGTGGAGTTCACCGAGGACCCGAAGACGCGGGTGAAGAGCCGCTCCGAGCGGATGGTGAGCTGGGCGGACTTCAAGGAGATGGTGCTGGACGCGGTGGAGGACGTCATCGTCTCCACGGTGGACACGTACGCGCCGACGAAGAGCTCGGAAGGGTGGGACCTGGACTCCCTCACCAGGACGGTGAAGGAGACGTTCGACCTGGACATGAACTTCGACAACGTCGGCAACCGCGACGAGCTCCAGGACCACATCTACCGGGCGGCGGAGAAGGTCTTCCGCTCGCGCGACGAGGAGTTCGGCGAGAACTTCCTGCGCTTCCTCCAGTACAACTACCTGGCGACCATCGACCGGCTCTGGAAGGAGCACCTGCTGGGCATGGACCACCTGCGCCAGGGCATCGGCCTGCGTGGCTACGGCCAGAAGGACCCGAAGCAGGAGTACAAGCGCGAGGGCTACCAGGGCTTCATCCAGACCCTGTCCTCCATCAAGGCGCAGTTCGTCTCCCAGCTCATGCGCGTGCAGCCGCGCTCGGCCAGCAGCGCCGAGGAAGAGGCCGTCCGCATCCAGCGGCAGCTGGCCCAGCAGCAGCGCAAGGCGGTGGAGGGACGCGGCACGGCGGAGGGCAAGCTGGACGAGGCCTCCGTCGCCCAGGCGGCCCGTCCTCCGGCGGCCCAGCAGGGCCCCCGCGTGGGCCGCAATGATCCCTGCCCCTGCGGCAGCGGCCGCAAGTACAAGAAGTGCCACGGCGCGGCGGAGGCCAACGTCTAG